The Carassius gibelio isolate Cgi1373 ecotype wild population from Czech Republic chromosome B12, carGib1.2-hapl.c, whole genome shotgun sequence genome has a segment encoding these proteins:
- the LOC127969298 gene encoding uncharacterized protein LOC127969298: MSVYTEEGMSGAERAEPMMEKTCIILRKYLNKVPAAVMSEIKQEWPFLFSQKCLFSHLDLLMDVDVLQKLQEAISRRGQTILDYCATLDNPKIRDVLACYDPDSDKAACILLLLMLYFKEPKESLMLEVHPCATAVDVNTAELPGTPCLIIQGDMMKPSGWLISIKGHVVMGPNPLFLHGVALSSAAITYSTLSILPLDLRRWSSFKVQASNSMIVLRAKMLTNEVPTILKGNESSCAARGG; the protein is encoded by the exons ATGTCTGTGTACACAGAGGAAGGAATGAGTGGGGCAGAGAGAGCAGAACCAATGATGGAAAAGACATGCATCATCCTGCGGAAATACCTTAACAAAGTGCCTGCTGCAGTGATGTCTGAGATCAAACAGGAATGGCCATTTCTCTTCTCTCAGAAATGCCTATTCTCACACTTAGACCTCCTGATGGACGTTGATGTCCTTCAGAAGCTACAGGAGGCAATTAGTCGAAGAGGACAGACCATCCTGGATTACTGTGCAACACTGGACAACCCAAAGATCCGTGATGTTCTGGCCTGCTATGATCCAGACTCTGACAAGGCTGCCTGCATCCTGCTGCTCCTAATGTTGTACTTCAAAGAGCCGAAAGAGAGTTTGATGCTTGAAGTTCAT CCATGTGCCACTGCTGTGGACGTCAATACTGCAGAACTCCCCGGAACCCCCTGCTTGATCATTCAAG GTGACATGATGAAGCCCTCTGGATGGCTTATATCCATCAAGGGACATGTCGTGATGGGCCCAAACCCTTTATTTTTACATGGAGTAGCACTTTCTTCAGCAGCTATTACGTATTCAACCTTGAGTATCCTACCGCTGGATCTTCGACGCTGGAGTTCATTCAAAG TACAGGCTTCCAACTCAATGATTGTCTTGAGGGCAAAAATGCTGACAAACGAG GTACCCACGATCCTGAAGGGCAACGAGAGCAGTTGTGCTGCACGTGGGGGTTAA